GTAAATTAACTACAGGTTCGGTTGAGTCTTCATCAACCTCTTCAATTATTGTTGTTGATTTATCTGATAATCGCCAATTATCTTCTAACGGACGCATACCCCATGTATTCTGAAAAGCTTCTTTTCCAAAACCTAAAGCTTGCGAATTATAAAAATACCATTTCCCTTTATTACTACCATTATTAATAGCTTTTCCAGTTCCAAAAGAGCTACCAAAATTTTGTGCATTTAATAATAGTTGTTTTTTCTCTTCATCTTCTTTTTTAATTTTTTCGATATAAGTTTCAAAAAAAGAAGTTCTCTCAGTCGCTGTCATAGCAACTAACTTAAGAATACTGTCATTATTTTTAACAAGACTTTCGTATTTTCTTAAAGTTGTTAATCCTTTATTTTTTCTTCGGATTCTTCTAATTCTTTTTCTTGAGTAAATTCTTTAGAAGTAACAGTTAAAACACTATCGTAATAAGAACCAGCTAGCACATATTTTTCTTTATCAAAAGCAATATTTCCTAAACGTTCATAGGCATATGTTTTTTGATAATCATTGTTATGCTTAGCGTTTAATGATTTTTTAAAATACTCAATCGCATTATCTGTTTTGTTTCGTCCTATTTCTAAAACTCCTGCCTGATAATAAAGTGCATTCAAAAACTTACGATTATCAGAATTTCTGATTAGTTTTTTCAACTTTGCTAAAACAACAATCGATGCAGAATCATTTTCTGTATTTTTTGCCATTTCGACACTTGCACGAATACGATATTTATAAGGTGCTTTTTTAGTATTTGCTAACTTATTGAATACAACACGAGCAGAATCTCTGTAATTTAATTCGCTATAAATTTGCCCTAAAACAAACATATTACGTCCAGATTGCTCTTTATTTTTAAATATTTTTGATGCTGCTGTTAAATGCTGAATTACTTTTTGAATGGTATCTGTTTTTTGATACGCCATTGCCATAGCAGTATGTGCTTGTTCTCTTACTCCATCAGGAAGTTCGGCTTCATTTTCTTCAACTTCTAATAAAAATTTTAGCGATTCTATGGCTAATTTTTCATTATCTAAACGAATATTTGTTTTAGCACGCCAAACTTTTGTTTCATTTATCAAACTAGCGTTTGGATAATTTGCGATAATATAATTAAAAGCTTCAATTGCAGGAATAAAACGTTGAGTATAGTATCTTGATTTCCCTAATAATAAATAAGCGTCATCAATTTGACGATTTTTTTCATATCCGTTTATATTCATTGAATGCTTCTGAATCGCTTTTACGGCTTTTTCTTCGGCTCTATCAAACATTGTTAAAACTTC
The Tenacibaculum pacificus DNA segment above includes these coding regions:
- the porW gene encoding type IX secretion system periplasmic lipoprotein PorW/SprE, which codes for MNKLSKFLVFNLILATIYSCSVKKDAFLNRNFHALTTKYNILFNGEQAYLKGLEDVESKHKDNFWKRLEIEPITFDENQISAPVLQLGSGFDENEEEEVEVLTMFDRAEEKAVKAIQKHSMNINGYEKNRQIDDAYLLLGKSRYYTQRFIPAIEAFNYIIANYPNASLINETKVWRAKTNIRLDNEKLAIESLKFLLEVEENEAELPDGVREQAHTAMAMAYQKTDTIQKVIQHLTAASKIFKNKEQSGRNMFVLGQIYSELNYRDSARVVFNKLANTKKAPYKYRIRASVEMAKNTENDSASIVVLAKLKKLIRNSDNRKFLNALYYQAGVLEIGRNKTDNAIEYFKKSLNAKHNNDYQKTYAYERLGNIAFDKEKYVLAGSYYDSVLTVTSKEFTQEKELEESEEKIKD